TGAACAAACTATTTTTTCCGCGTCTGAAACCCGATGACAAAGCGAGTCCGCTGGAAGGCAAGCTGGATTTTTCCCAAAGTTTCCTGCGCTCACGGAACGCCAAACTAACGCCGGTCAAATTCGCCATCCGGATTCGCGACCGCAGCATGAACGTCAGCAACGTCGTGGAAACCGACACGATCTCGATTCCTTTGAGTTTCTAACCGAAGTACGCAGTGCTTTTTTCAGGAGGCACTGCGTACGGTTTTTTGGCCTTTCACCACCGGTCCTTCGCTCATCACGTTCTCTTTCAGCAGAATCCGAAACGTGGTTCCTTTGCCTACCTCGGAGCTTTTCACAAACAGTCGGCCTTCGTGGTATTCTTCAATAATTCGCTTGGCCAGCGTAAGCCCAAGCCCCCAACCCCGTTTTTTGGTGCTGTAACCCGGCGTAAACACCTTCTGTAAATTTGCCTTGTTGATGCCTTTGCCCGTATCGGTAATATCGATGGCGATTTCATTTCGGGGCAGTGGCATGAGCCGAACCGTCAGTTTCCCGACTCCGCTCATGGCGTCGACGGCATTTTTACAAATGTTTTCGATCACCCACTCAAACAGCAATTTGTTGATTTTGACTTCTTTGCCGTCGACCAGAAAATTCTCGACGTGGATTTTCACTTTCGTGGAAATCCGTCTTTCGAGGTAAGACACAAACTGGCTGACGGTTTCGTAAATGTTCTCACTTTTCAGCGTCGGCACGGAGCCAATGCTTGAAAACCGGGTCGCGATAGTTTCCAGCCGTTTGACGTCCTTTTCCACTTCATCGGCCACCGACTGGTCGACGGCCGGATCGCTGCGGAAGTACTCAACCCAGGCCATGAGCGACGACAGGGGCGTGCCCAGCTGGTGCGCGGTTTCTTTCGCCAGCCCCACCCAGACGCGGTTCTGCTCCGCCCGCCGGGCCGAACTGAACGCCAGATAAGCCAGAAACCCAAGGGTGACCATCACGGCCAGCAGGACGTACGGAAAAAAACGGAGTTGGGTCAGTAATAGCGAGTTGTGATAATAAATGTAGCCGTTTACTTTCCCATCCATTTCCACCACAATCGGCTGGTGTTCTTCTCTCATTTCGGCCAGCTCCTCCTCCAGGATACCCAGAATCTCTTCGTCGGATGTACCCGGCGGGAACGTGTAATTGTGGATGGGAATTTTGGGAATTTTATGGTTTTCATCCACATAAATCGTCGGGACCTGATTTTTCTGGTTGACGAACATAATTTCGTTCGTGATAAAAGTCAGGTCTTCGTCGGCATTCTCGTCGTACACATTGACGAGGGCTCTGGCATACAGCTTTACGTCATTTTCCTCCCGTTCTTCCAACTTTGCAATCAGACTGTTGGTATAAAGCAGCGAGGCCGTACCGACCAGGAGTAAATTCAGGGCAAGAACAATTTTCAGCGTGTTGCGCTGACCATATATCTCCAGTGACTTCAACATAAATTTCGGTTCAAAGCAACCCGGCTACGGCTTTCTGCGTATCTATTGAAAATGATCAGGTTGCCGGCTGATTAACGTCATCGTACTCCAATCTCTACCGTGGTAACTTCGCATGAATTTACGTCATAACGCACAATTCTGGCAATTCAATGCCTTTATTTCCCATCTCACCGGAATAATATTGTAAATAGGATATAAAGGGGAGAACTTTGCAATAGTTTATAGAGATTCTAAATAAGTACGGAGTAAACTGAAACTACCACATTAGTGTTTTCAGTGAAAGAATTGTATTGTAATTTTGGGCATTATTTGAATAGTAGCAATGCACGAGATCTTTAAATCAATTAGTTTATCGTATAAAACCGCCCCGCTGGCCGTTAGAGAGCTAATTGCATTAAACGAAGATGAGTCCAAGCAGTTTCTGATTAAACTTCGGGAATTTTTCGGTGCCTCGGAAGCGCTGGTACTCTCAACCTGCAACCGTACGGAGATTTACTACATTTCCAATCAGAACCTGAACCAGGAGGTTGCCCGCCTGTTGCTGGCTGAAAAAGGAATTACTTCCTCCGACGAATACCTGCCTTATTTTCATTTTTTTGATACCCAGGCCACGGCAGTTCGCCATCTGTTCGAAGTTTGTACAGGGCTGCACTCTCAGGTCGTGGGCGATATGCAAATCCCGAACCAGGTCAAACATGCTTACCAGTGGTCGGCCGACCTCGACATGGCGGGGCCGTTTCTGCACCGGCTGATGCACACGATTTTCTTCACCAACAAACGCGTTGCCCAGGAAACCAGTTTCCGCGATGGAGCCGCTTCGGTGTCGTATGCCGCTGTTGAATTAATTGAAGAACTGGTTGGTAACAACGGCTGCCCCTACCTGGCCGAACATGGCTCGGCCGCTCCGTCGATTCTGGTGGTGGGTCTGGGCGAAATTGGTGCAGATATCTGCGAAAACCTGGCCGCCCGCAAACTAAACCGAATTACCCTCTGCAACCGCACCCGCTCCAAAGCCGATGCGCTGGCGGAGAAACACAGCTTCCGGGTTGCCGACTTTGCGGACCTGACGCAGGAAATTGCGAAAGCCGATGTGATTATTTCGTCGGTGCTGGTGGAAAGACCGATGATCACCGCCGAGCTGTTGTCGGACTTGAACTCGCTGACGTTTAAATATTTCTTTGACTTATCCGTTCCCCGGAGCATCGACGTCAACGTTGAACAGGTGCCGGGCGTTCTGCTGTATAACATTGACCAGATTCGGACCCGGGCCGATGAAGCCCTGAGCCGCCGGCTGGCCTCTATCCCGCAGGTGGAAGCAATCATTGATCAGTCGATTGCCGACTTCAACGATTGGTCGCGGGAGATGACCGTTTCACCGACCATCAACAAATTCAAGAATGCGCTGGAGCAGATTCGGAAAGAAGAAATTGCCCGCCACTTGAAACACATGACTGCCGAAGAATCCGAAAAAGTTGAAAAGATTACGCGCAGCATCATGCAGAAAATCATGAAATCACCCGTTTTGCAACTCAAAGCGGCCTGCAAACGGGGCGAAGCCGACACGCTAATTGATGTGTTGACGGATTTGTTCGACCTGGAAAAACAACCGACCGATGCATCCCAAAGCTTTCACTAACCTATGATGAATTAGTTGACCGAGATCCCAGACTAAGCAATTGGTTTGGGATTTTTCGTTTATAGTCTATCTGCTCTATTTATGACCCGTTTTATCAACTCTTTACTCCGTTTTTTTCTCATTATTCTGCTGCTAGTCGGCCTGATCGTGTCGTGGGAACAATTGCGCGGCTGGTCGGTGTTCAGCGGCTTGACCAAAAAAGAATCATCGGTTCAAACGGTTGTTTTGCAGGAAGTAACCGAGTTGGGCAAACTGGAACTGGTTAAATACCGCTTCAAAGATATCATTGAACATCAGTTGGTCCGGGAGTGGCTGCCCAACCCGAAAGCCGTCCTGATTGTGGAAGGTGAAGCCGTTGGCTGCCTGGACCTGACCAAGATTACCGCCGAAGACGTTACCGCCCAGGGCGATAGTCTGATCGTTCACCTGCCCGACGCCGAACTGTGCTCCTACAAAATCGACCATCGGCACTCGCGGGTTTTCAACACAGAATACGCTTTTTTTGAAGAAGCCCAGCTGGTCAGTGAAGCTTACCGCCGGGCCGAAACCCAAATCCGGCGAGCAGCCCTCAATAGCGGCATTCTGGAACAAACCCGTCAGAACGCCGACAAAATTCTGAAGCCCATGCTGGAGCGAATTTCCGGCAAAAAAGTTTTTCTGACCACCCGCATGAAAGCTACCTTGCAACCACTCCGCTAGTGCGTCAGCAGGTTGTCGTCAAATTCATCTTTCAACTGCACCCCCGACAGTTTGCGGGTTTTCATTTCCGTCAGCAAATACACCAGCTTTTGCACGGCCGCTTCATACGGCAATCCTTCGGGCCGGATGTTGGAGATGCAGTTGCGGGCTTCGTCGGTCAGGCCCGGCTCCGGGCGGAAGGTAAGGTAAGCTCCCATACTGTCGGGCGAGGTTAGGCCGGGCCGCTCTCCGATCAGCACAACCACGGTTTCGGCTTGCAAGGCGTGCGCAATTTCGTCCCCGATGGCAACGCGCCCCTGTTCCACCACACACAACGGCGCCAGCGACCAGCCCAATTTCCGGACTTCCTCCACCAGGCGGGTCACCACCGGCAGGGCATGACGGTTGATTGCCGTTGCCGACAGTCCATCCGCAATGACCAGACAAAGGGCAAAACCGCTTGATGCCGACAGCGTCGCCCGGCTTTGCTCATCCAGTCGGCGGCCCAGATCGGGCCGTTGCAGGTATTGCTGGCGATCGGCGGCCCGGCTGTGAAGTTGCCGCAACGGCTCATGGATGGCTTTCAGTTGCCGCACCAGTTCTTCCGGTTCCAATTCTGAATAGACCGCATCGCGGGCGCGCGCGTGGTCGAGCTGAAAATCCAGCAGGGCGCGGGTCGGCAGGCTGTGCCCGGTGCGCCCCCGGGCAATGCGGGCAGACGTGTGGCTTTGCAGGAAAGCCCACGGATCGGGCTGTTCGGGAAGGGGGTTCATAGGCCGGCGGCTTGCAGTAAACGGTGCGTATTTTTGGCCGGCAGCAGCCGACCATCGGTACTGATTAAATCCATGCGCAGCAGCCAGTCTTCAAATTCCGGTGCGGGCCGCAGATGGCACAAGTCCCGTACGTACAGTGCATCGTGAAACGAGGTGCTCTGGTAATGCAGCATGACATCATCAGCGCCGGGAATGCCCATGATAAAGTTAACGCCCGCCGTACCGAGCAGCGTCAGCAGCGTGTCCATATCGTCCTGATCGGCTTCCGCGTGGTTTGTGTAGCAAATATCAACGCCCATTGGCAGGCCCAGCAGTTTGCCGCAGCAATGGTCTTCCAGCCCGGCCCGGATAATTTGTTTGCCGTTGTACAAATACTCCGGACCAATAAATCCAACCACGGTATTGACCAGCAGCGGCTCAAAAAGCCGGGCCACGGCGTAAGCCCGCACCTCACAGGTCTGCTGATCAACACCGTGGTGCGCGTTGGCCGACAGAGCACTCCCCTGCCCCGTTTCGAAATACATTACATTCTGGCCCACCGTCCCCCGCTTCAGCGACCGACCCGCATCCAGCCCTTCGCCCAACAGAGCCAGATTAAGGCCAAACGACGCATTGACGGCTTCGGTCCCGCCGATGGATTGAAACACCAGATCGACCGGGGCACCTTGTTCAATGGCCTGGAGCGAGGTGGTAATGTGGCTCAAAACGCAGGTTTGCGTGGGAATTTCGAAGCGCTGACGAATCTGATCCATCATATCGACCAGCCGCATCACCGTCCGAACATGATCGGTAGCCGGGTTGATCCCAATGACTGCGTCGCCACTGCCGTAAAATAGCCCATCAACGATACTGGCCGCCACACCCCGAAAATCGTCGGTGGGGTGGTTGGGTTGCAACCGGGTTGAAAACCGTCCTTTCAGGCCGATGGTGTTCCGGAATCGGGTCACTACTTCGCACTTGGCGGCAACCGTAATCAAATCCTGATTCCGCATTAGCTTGCTTACGGCCGCCACCATTTCGGGCGTCAGACCCGCCTGCAGGCTCGTCAGCGTTTGGGTACTAACCTCGTCCGACAGCAAGTAGTTTCGCAAGTCCCCGACCGTCAGGTGTCGAATGGGCGCAAAGGCTTCGGCATCGTGCCTGTCCAGGATCAACCGGGTAATTTCGTCGGTTTCGTACGGGATGACGGCTTCGGTCAGGAAAGTCGTCAGCGGCAGGTCGGCCAGCGTCATCTGAGCCGCCACCCGTTCCTCGGCGGTTCGGGCCGCTATCCCCGCCAGTTGGTCGCCCGAGCGCAGGGGCGTAGCTTTCGCCAGCAGGGTTTTCAGGTTGTCGAAGCGGTAGGTTACGTTACGAACAGAACAGCGGTACGCCATAGTGGTAACAAATGCGTAAAGAATTGTAGAAAACAGGGACATCAACATCCCGTAGCACGGAAAATGGAATCTACAAAGAAGCGCGGATAAGCCCAAGGATTACAGGAATTTAATACACCAGTAACAGTTTATAAACCGGGCTTTTGTAAGTTTGGCGTTTGATCATCTCTCCCGTTTCTAACCCATGAACTCTTTTCAACTGGTAGTATTCGATATGGCTGGCACGACGGTCCAGGACCAGCACGAAGTAGAACGCTGCTTCGCCCAGGCCGCTTCACAAACCCATCTGATCGTCAGCGACGAGCGGATTCTGGCCATGCAGGGGTTGTCCAAACGTTTTGTATTCGAGACGCTCTGGAGCAAACAACTGGGTACCGCCACGCCGGAAGAACTGAAAGCGAAGGTGGATCATTCCTACCAGCTTTTTACCGAGATCCTGGAAAACCACTACCGTACCCAGCCCGTTCTGCCGACCGCCGGTTGTCTGGAGACGTTTGTGTTTCTGCGTAGCAACGGCGTCAAAATCGCTCTGACAACCGGTTTTTACCGGAAGGTTACTGATATTATTCTGAGAAAGCTGGGCTGGCTCGAAGGTTTGGACGAAAACTACATGGGCAACGGGCAAACCCTCATTCAGGCGTCCATTGCCAGCGATGAGGTGGAGCAGGGCCGTCCGCAGCCGTTCATGATTCAGAAGGCAATGCGGTTACTAGGCGTTACTGATCCGAAACGGGTAGCCAACATTGGCGATACACCCTCCGACCTGCTGTCGGGCCAGGCCGCCGGGGTCGGCCTGAACCTGGGTGTGGTGAACGGTACGCACAGCCGCAGCCAACTGGAGCCGTACCCGCACGACCGTCTGCTTCCATCGCTCGCGGAACTACCAGCTACCCTTTCCCTGTCGTCGGCGCAGGCGTTGACCAACCCTTCCAACCCATCCCTATAACCGTTTTTTCTCTTGGCTTCTTTCGATTTTATTTTCGTTGGTTCGGGCATTCTGGGTACGTTTCACGCCTTGCACGCGGCCCGTGCCGGTCAGAAAGTCCTGATTCTGGAAAAAGACAACCGGCCCGTCAGCGCTACGGTCCGCAATTTTGGTCAGGTGGTACCGTCCGGACTGAGCGGCCGCTGGTACCATTACGGTCGGCGCAGCCTGGAGCTGTACCGGGAAATTCAGAAGGAGCACGACATTACCGTTCGGCAAAACGGCTCGGTTTATGTGGCCTCCGACGCCGACGAATGGACGCTGGCCAACGAACTCTACGACCAACGACGGGCCGACGGTTACCCGTGTGAACTTTGGTCGAAGGCCCGGACGCTGGACAGCTACCCGGTTTTGCGGTCGGATTACGTGCAGGGAGCCCTGGTTTTTCCGGAGGAAATCAGCGTAGAACCCGATCAGATGATCCACCGGCTCATCGGTTACCTAACCACGAAATACCCGAATGTAACTTACCGGAACAACGCTGCGGTGGTCGGCTGTGAGTCGACGGCAGCGGGCGCGCGGGTCCAGTTGGCGAACGGCGAACGATTTGAAGCGGGCAAGGTATTCCTCTGCAACGGCAGCGAGTTTCGGCTGTTGTTTCCCGACTTGTTTGCCCAGAGCGGACTGGTGGTGAGCAAACTGCAAATGATGCAAACCGCGCCAATGCCGGAAATTACGCTGCCCGGCAATATTCTGACGGGCCTGACCATCCGGCGGTATGAGTCCTTTACCGAGTGTCCGTCCTACGCCAATCTGCAAGCGCCGGACCATCTGGCAGAATTGAAAAAGTGGGGCATCCATGTTCTGTTTAAGCAGGCGCTCGACGGCTCGATCATCATCGGCGATTCACACGAATACGCTCCGGCCACGCAGACCGACGACCTGGGCTTCGACACGAAAGATTACGTCAACCAGTTAATCCGGCAGGAAGCCAGCCGGATTGTCAGTTTTCCCGTCGACCGCATCCAGCGCACCTGGGCCGGGTTTTACGCCCAGACCACGCAGGAGATTTTCGAAGCCGATCTGAACAATATCCACATCGTCACCGGCATCGGCGGCAAGGGCATGACCTCCAGCGCCGGGTTTTCGGAGGAAAATATAAAGCGGTTTTTGTAGAGACAAAAGATAAGAAAGATAAAAGAGTTGTATCGTCGTTCGGTCTTTTGTCTCCTGTCTTTCCTCGCTCGTCTACGCTTAAAACTAAAAAAAGCAGGAAAGCCAAAGGCCAATTCCTGCTTTTTCAATTACTGAAAAATGGAAAATCTACGCTTTCTCTTCCTGCGTTTCGGCAGTTTGAGAGGACGTTTCGGTTGATTCAGCGTCGGTATCGGGCGTTTCTTCCGCCTTTGTCTCAAACGCTTCCGGCAGGTTCTTCCGCAGAATATTATACCAGCCGATCATTTTCTTTACATCCGACATATGCACCCGGTCGCGGTCGTATTCCGGCACGATTTCGGCCATGAAGTCCGCCAGTTCGGCGTTTGAAGCCGCCTTGGGAGTAATCGGCAACTCATCATTGTATTTTTCATAGATCACCATGAACACATCCCCCAGGGGCTTCGATTGTTCATCGTCATCCGTGTAAATTGAAATGTCTTTCAATACCGATACACGTGCCGTGGGTCCAATCATCGACTTTTCTTTTTTCTCGTCGAGCGATTCCACAATCACACCCGTTCGGCTGGGTTTTACAATCCGGTATAAGCCGCCTTTTCCGGCAATATTCGCAATTTCTTTCAGCGCTTCCATGCTGCCTAGTTTAATGGGTAACGGTCAATTTGATTTGGTTATTGCCAATGTTTCTAAAAACTGAAGGGCAAAGATACGGCGAATCCCCTGCTAATCGTACTGATCAAACGGTTTTGCCGCGATTTTAAACCCTTTATCTAGCAATTATTTTTTTGCGTCGTCCTGTTCGTGAAACGCCTTGTTTAACTGATCGATGTACGCCAGAATTTCCTCTCTCCCGCGCCCGCTCACGGCTGAAGAAAGAAACATCGGCGGCAATTCGGCCCATGTTTTCCGCATGGTTTGTTCGTACCGCTTCACGGCCTGCTGCACGGCATTCGTGTTGCTTTTTTCGGTTTTTGTGAAGATGATGGCAAACGGCAAGCCGAGTTCCCCCATCTTTTCCATAAACTCCAGGTCGATGCGCTGCGGATCAATGCGGCTATCGACCAGCACAAACGTGCAGATCAGATTCTGACGGTTTTTGAGGTAACTGTCGATCATCCGCTCCCATTTTTCCCGCTCACGCTGCGGTGCCCTCGCAAAACCGTAGCCCGGCAAATCGACCAGATACCACTCACTGTTGATCAGGAAATGGTTGATCAACTGTGTTTTTCCGGGCGTCTGCGAGGTTTTCGCTAACTTATGCCGGACGGTCAGCATGTTGATGAGCGACGACTTTCCGACGTTGGAGCGGCCAATGAAGGCATACTCCGGCCGGTCCGGCTTGGGGCAGCGGGACGGGTCGGAATTGCTCATGACAAACTCAGCTTGTTTTACTTCCATAGTGCTTCAGAAGAACGATTTTAAAACCGTTCTCCGGCCGCAAAGTTCGTAAAGAATTGACAAGAGTACTATTGCATCCTGAAATTGGAGCGGGATCGACCCTTTACAAATCCTTTTTTTTGCTTAAAATTGTAGGGCCTTAAGCGGAAAAATCCGGCTAAAGAAACCAATCAGAACTCATCTGTCGTTATAACCTCATCAGAACGAACCGATCTAAAAGTTATGAAGAATACAAGTTTGCTCTCCCTGCTGCTGGCGTTTGCGCTGGTATTGAACGCCTGCAACTCCCAAAGTAAGTCAACTGACGAGCAGTCGGCCGTCACCGAAACTTCGGCGGATAATACGGAGGTCGTCAGCGAAGAAAAGACCGTACCCGACGCCAGCGCCACCACCGCCGGTACCGAGCCGGGTATTCAGTTCTCGGATGCCGCCTGGAAAGCGCAGTTAGCGAAAGCCAAAGCGGAGAAAAAACTTGTGTTTCTGGACGCCTACACCAGCTGGTGCGGTCCCTGCAAACTGTTGCAGAAAAACGTTTTTACCCAGAAGGAAGTCGGCGACTTTTTCAATAAGGAATTCATCAACGTGAAAATCGATATGGAGAAAGGCGAAGGACCGGAACTGGCGCTGCAATATCCGCTGGAAGGCTACCCGACCCTGCTGTTTATCGATGGCGACGGCAAAGTGGTAAAGAAAGTCCTGGGCTACCAATCGCCAGAAGAGTTGCTGACCATCGGCAAAGGCGTTAAAGGTCAGGCTGCATTATAAAAGAAAGCTGCTCTTTTTTGCAAAAAGCCGTAAGCGAGATCCGCTTACGGCTTTTTTAGTGAGCAATCACCTTCTGATAAAGGTCCATCAGCTTCGCTTCTTCCGTGGTCCAGTTGTAGGTTGACTCCGTTGCCCGCCGGCCCCGCTGGCCCATCTCCTGCGCTTGCTGCGGGTGCTCGATCAAATACCGCATCCGGTCGGCAAACACCCGAGGGTCGGTTGGATCGATGCAGAACCCGCAGGCATGTTTTTCCACGACATCGCGGTATAGTTGAAAATTAGCCGTAATGACCGGCAGCCCGAGCGCCATGTATTCAAACATTTTAGTGGTATACGACTCGGGGTAATCGCCAACGGGTTTCAGAAGCGCCAGCCCGCAGACTGATTTTGCAGCATACGCCAGGGCTTTTGCCTGATCGGTATAGCCGTAAAAAATCAGGTTTTCGCCCAGCTTGTGATACGCCGGAATGTTTTCCAGTTCCGCCTGGGTAAACGTACACCGCCCAAACAGGTGCACCTTGAAATCCGGGTAGTCGGTTTTCAACAGGACTAAACCTTCGAGCAGGGTTTCGATGGCCCGGTCGAAGCTCAGCAAACCGATGTAAAAAAACTCAATTGGATCGGCCAGCTTTCGATAGGGCCGCCGGAAGGCCTCCATAAAAGGCAGAACCGGATAATTGTAGATGACGGCCTGGGGCTTGACCAGGTTTGTGTACGTGGTCAGGTAGCCGTGTTCGGTAAAGATCAGCGAGAAATGCCGCCAGGCCAGCCGGTCGAAAAACCGAAACGCCTGTTGCAGCAGCCAGCCCCGGTTCTGTTTTTTCAGGTGAATCTTTTTGTGCAAATTCTCCTGTACTTCGTAGATAACGGCCGCTCCCAACAACCGGTAGACATACGCAAACGGCAGAAATTCCGACGAGTACACGTGAACCAGAACTGGACGAAGCCGCAGGGTTTTCCACAAAATAACCGGGCAGGTGATCAGAAACCGCAAGACAACCCGGCGAAAATGTGGCAACTTGATAAAGCGCACCGCCGGAGCAACCGTGGCATCGGGCTTGGGCAGGGCGCAGTACACCTCATACGCTCCGGTCAGCGTAGGAAAATATTTATAGACAATACGAGGGTCGTAGGTGGGGTGTATGGTACTGACGTGTAAAACCCGTTGACGCGGCATAGAATCTGCTTTTTTACCCGGTATTTAGGCCGTCTCGGACGGCAGATGTTCGTCCTGCGGCAGGGAAAAGGTTTCCTCGATGCAGGCGCTTATTTTACTAAGCTGCCCAGCCGTCAGGTTGGAGCCCGACGGTATGCAAAGTCCGTTCTCAAAAAGCTGCTCCGACACGCCGGAACCGTAGAAGGGTGCCCGGGCAAAAACCGGCTGCTGGTGCATGGGTTTCCACAAAGGCCGCGCTTCGAT
This Larkinella insperata DNA region includes the following protein-coding sequences:
- a CDS encoding HAD family hydrolase, which encodes MNSFQLVVFDMAGTTVQDQHEVERCFAQAASQTHLIVSDERILAMQGLSKRFVFETLWSKQLGTATPEELKAKVDHSYQLFTEILENHYRTQPVLPTAGCLETFVFLRSNGVKIALTTGFYRKVTDIILRKLGWLEGLDENYMGNGQTLIQASIASDEVEQGRPQPFMIQKAMRLLGVTDPKRVANIGDTPSDLLSGQAAGVGLNLGVVNGTHSRSQLEPYPHDRLLPSLAELPATLSLSSAQALTNPSNPSL
- a CDS encoding DUF5606 family protein, translating into MEALKEIANIAGKGGLYRIVKPSRTGVIVESLDEKKEKSMIGPTARVSVLKDISIYTDDDEQSKPLGDVFMVIYEKYNDELPITPKAASNAELADFMAEIVPEYDRDRVHMSDVKKMIGWYNILRKNLPEAFETKAEETPDTDAESTETSSQTAETQEEKA
- a CDS encoding TIGR03364 family FAD-dependent oxidoreductase; translated protein: MASFDFIFVGSGILGTFHALHAARAGQKVLILEKDNRPVSATVRNFGQVVPSGLSGRWYHYGRRSLELYREIQKEHDITVRQNGSVYVASDADEWTLANELYDQRRADGYPCELWSKARTLDSYPVLRSDYVQGALVFPEEISVEPDQMIHRLIGYLTTKYPNVTYRNNAAVVGCESTAAGARVQLANGERFEAGKVFLCNGSEFRLLFPDLFAQSGLVVSKLQMMQTAPMPEITLPGNILTGLTIRRYESFTECPSYANLQAPDHLAELKKWGIHVLFKQALDGSIIIGDSHEYAPATQTDDLGFDTKDYVNQLIRQEASRIVSFPVDRIQRTWAGFYAQTTQEIFEADLNNIHIVTGIGGKGMTSSAGFSEENIKRFL
- the hemA gene encoding glutamyl-tRNA reductase, translated to MHEIFKSISLSYKTAPLAVRELIALNEDESKQFLIKLREFFGASEALVLSTCNRTEIYYISNQNLNQEVARLLLAEKGITSSDEYLPYFHFFDTQATAVRHLFEVCTGLHSQVVGDMQIPNQVKHAYQWSADLDMAGPFLHRLMHTIFFTNKRVAQETSFRDGAASVSYAAVELIEELVGNNGCPYLAEHGSAAPSILVVGLGEIGADICENLAARKLNRITLCNRTRSKADALAEKHSFRVADFADLTQEIAKADVIISSVLVERPMITAELLSDLNSLTFKYFFDLSVPRSIDVNVEQVPGVLLYNIDQIRTRADEALSRRLASIPQVEAIIDQSIADFNDWSREMTVSPTINKFKNALEQIRKEEIARHLKHMTAEESEKVEKITRSIMQKIMKSPVLQLKAACKRGEADTLIDVLTDLFDLEKQPTDASQSFH
- a CDS encoding thioredoxin family protein, whose product is MKNTSLLSLLLAFALVLNACNSQSKSTDEQSAVTETSADNTEVVSEEKTVPDASATTAGTEPGIQFSDAAWKAQLAKAKAEKKLVFLDAYTSWCGPCKLLQKNVFTQKEVGDFFNKEFINVKIDMEKGEGPELALQYPLEGYPTLLFIDGDGKVVKKVLGYQSPEELLTIGKGVKGQAAL
- the eutC gene encoding ethanolamine ammonia-lyase subunit EutC, yielding MNPLPEQPDPWAFLQSHTSARIARGRTGHSLPTRALLDFQLDHARARDAVYSELEPEELVRQLKAIHEPLRQLHSRAADRQQYLQRPDLGRRLDEQSRATLSASSGFALCLVIADGLSATAINRHALPVVTRLVEEVRKLGWSLAPLCVVEQGRVAIGDEIAHALQAETVVVLIGERPGLTSPDSMGAYLTFRPEPGLTDEARNCISNIRPEGLPYEAAVQKLVYLLTEMKTRKLSGVQLKDEFDDNLLTH
- a CDS encoding sensor histidine kinase, with product MLKSLEIYGQRNTLKIVLALNLLLVGTASLLYTNSLIAKLEEREENDVKLYARALVNVYDENADEDLTFITNEIMFVNQKNQVPTIYVDENHKIPKIPIHNYTFPPGTSDEEILGILEEELAEMREEHQPIVVEMDGKVNGYIYYHNSLLLTQLRFFPYVLLAVMVTLGFLAYLAFSSARRAEQNRVWVGLAKETAHQLGTPLSSLMAWVEYFRSDPAVDQSVADEVEKDVKRLETIATRFSSIGSVPTLKSENIYETVSQFVSYLERRISTKVKIHVENFLVDGKEVKINKLLFEWVIENICKNAVDAMSGVGKLTVRLMPLPRNEIAIDITDTGKGINKANLQKVFTPGYSTKKRGWGLGLTLAKRIIEEYHEGRLFVKSSEVGKGTTFRILLKENVMSEGPVVKGQKTVRSAS
- a CDS encoding glycosyltransferase, which encodes MPRQRVLHVSTIHPTYDPRIVYKYFPTLTGAYEVYCALPKPDATVAPAVRFIKLPHFRRVVLRFLITCPVILWKTLRLRPVLVHVYSSEFLPFAYVYRLLGAAVIYEVQENLHKKIHLKKQNRGWLLQQAFRFFDRLAWRHFSLIFTEHGYLTTYTNLVKPQAVIYNYPVLPFMEAFRRPYRKLADPIEFFYIGLLSFDRAIETLLEGLVLLKTDYPDFKVHLFGRCTFTQAELENIPAYHKLGENLIFYGYTDQAKALAYAAKSVCGLALLKPVGDYPESYTTKMFEYMALGLPVITANFQLYRDVVEKHACGFCIDPTDPRVFADRMRYLIEHPQQAQEMGQRGRRATESTYNWTTEEAKLMDLYQKVIAH
- the yihA gene encoding ribosome biogenesis GTP-binding protein YihA/YsxC yields the protein MSNSDPSRCPKPDRPEYAFIGRSNVGKSSLINMLTVRHKLAKTSQTPGKTQLINHFLINSEWYLVDLPGYGFARAPQREREKWERMIDSYLKNRQNLICTFVLVDSRIDPQRIDLEFMEKMGELGLPFAIIFTKTEKSNTNAVQQAVKRYEQTMRKTWAELPPMFLSSAVSGRGREEILAYIDQLNKAFHEQDDAKK
- a CDS encoding DUF4230 domain-containing protein: MTRFINSLLRFFLIILLLVGLIVSWEQLRGWSVFSGLTKKESSVQTVVLQEVTELGKLELVKYRFKDIIEHQLVREWLPNPKAVLIVEGEAVGCLDLTKITAEDVTAQGDSLIVHLPDAELCSYKIDHRHSRVFNTEYAFFEEAQLVSEAYRRAETQIRRAALNSGILEQTRQNADKILKPMLERISGKKVFLTTRMKATLQPLR
- a CDS encoding ethanolamine ammonia-lyase subunit EutB; this encodes MAYRCSVRNVTYRFDNLKTLLAKATPLRSGDQLAGIAARTAEERVAAQMTLADLPLTTFLTEAVIPYETDEITRLILDRHDAEAFAPIRHLTVGDLRNYLLSDEVSTQTLTSLQAGLTPEMVAAVSKLMRNQDLITVAAKCEVVTRFRNTIGLKGRFSTRLQPNHPTDDFRGVAASIVDGLFYGSGDAVIGINPATDHVRTVMRLVDMMDQIRQRFEIPTQTCVLSHITTSLQAIEQGAPVDLVFQSIGGTEAVNASFGLNLALLGEGLDAGRSLKRGTVGQNVMYFETGQGSALSANAHHGVDQQTCEVRAYAVARLFEPLLVNTVVGFIGPEYLYNGKQIIRAGLEDHCCGKLLGLPMGVDICYTNHAEADQDDMDTLLTLLGTAGVNFIMGIPGADDVMLHYQSTSFHDALYVRDLCHLRPAPEFEDWLLRMDLISTDGRLLPAKNTHRLLQAAGL